CTGCTGGAACACCTTAATACAAATGGAATTGCATCGTATAACCCTCACTTTATTTATGAATAACAGTTTTCTCCTGACTGTGGGCAGGACAATGATTTGATTTCCTTTAATCATTGTAAGAAACAAATTTAGTAAGTAAGTTTGTCTAATGTGAAGAGTAGGGTAAATAGAGGTAAATTCATATGTAACTATGAGAAATAGAAAGACTTGGGTGTTGCCAACACTTCACTAAAAAGTTGTCTTGAAAAGGTTCAAATTTTATCTCAGCCGCAAACTCCATAGCTGACTTTGGGTGAGTTGTTCAGCCTCAGCTCTCCATCTGCAATAATGGGAATAATAatcctggcctaccttacagggttgttgttagaacTGAAAGCActatgttaatattattattttctaCAAAGACTGACAGTgcccttcttagtttgctgacCATTTttttctgagagccagtgtggtattgaggttggagtgtcagattaggatctgggagacccgtgGTTGAATCtcctctctgctgtggaagtttgccgagtgacctcgggccagtcacccactcttggcctaacctacctcatagagttgttgtgagtacaaaatggaggaggggagagcagtGTAAGCCATTTTAGGTCCTCACTGGggcaaaaggtggggtataaatcaagaaaaataaattaaaatagtgTGAGATAATAGAAGAAACAGTCCTCCCTGTCCAGGCAGAAAATAAATGGAAGAAAAATGGTGAGGAGGTGAAAGGCTCTTGTACTAAGGGAGTAGCCTAGAGGCATGCAATTTTTATCTCTTGGTAGCATGCTACTTTCTAGGGGGAAATTGATGGGGAAACTCTCCTGCTGGGGAATGAAAGCCTGCTTTAAGTAATTTGAATATATAACATGCCAAAACACCTTAGAAGAATATGACACCTAACTTAGTACAAAACTGCCTTTCTACTCCTTCATTTTCATGGAGTGGAATTCCATGTCTGTTTCCAGGTGCAGTTTTGAAAACGTGGCTTTAGAAAAGCATCGACAGTGAACTAGCTTCAGCCCTTGCTCACAACTGTGTGTGATTTGCAGTGGGTTCCCTGGGTTAGCGTGCTTTTGTACTGTCGAGCGGGAGAGCAAGGCGAGGGTGTAAAAAAAGATGAAGCAATTGTTTGTTAGCGATGGTTTTCCCTGGGCTGCTGTTTCAATGAGCTGTTCCAGTGAGAAAGCACATTAATGACGGGGTAGGCTAGTGAGGTCATTATGATGTCAGTGCCGGAGCTTGTAATCGTGCACATGCTTGCTTGTTTGGAGCATTTCATGTTCAGCTGGTGACAGAGAAGCCTCTGAGCAGAAGCTGGCCATGGCTGTGACGAGGGATGAAACCGGTAGGAGATTTTGTAAGcttcttttaaaagaggaaattTAGGCTGCAGTCCTTTCTTTTAGCAGTTAGATTTATTGaatcccattaacttcagtgggatTTCATTTGTCAAACAATGTTCAGGATCACCCGGTGTGTTTTGCTAAAACGTCCAACGTTGATATAGGCAGCGTTTACTTGCCAAGCacgtgttaattttttttaagtgtgcTTTGTTTTCTTGTTTCCCTAGCTGTTGCAGCACTTTAAGGTGAACCAGCTAGTTTCATTTTTCTGTCCTCTTTTGCTCAATTGAGCTTTGAAGCAACCTTTTTCTTTAGAAACTAAACAACTAACCTGTCTccttgtgtgttgtgtgtgtgtgtggggggggggtgtttctctTTTCTTAGAGTGGAATTATCTAAAACGTTTCTTCTTTGGCATTGAGCAGTTGAAGTAGAGTTGTGAATCACGCTCTGTAGAGTTGTGTATTCAATCCTGTAGCATTAGCATTTGTTTCCCACGGATCTAAAGGGCAAAAATAAAACGGAGCAGTCTGCGGTGCAGTGAACGTTCTCACTCTTGTGTGACTTTTATTTATTATACTCCCCTCCCAGTGCTTGAAAATGATCTGTTCCACCACTAATTGACTTCAAAAGGGTTGACGTCACTTAGATTTCCTGGAATCGTGTTTCGGTTAATGGAGCTGGAAAAGTTAAACTCCACAAACAAAATACACATTGACGTCAGCCACGAGTCATGCTGTGATTTAGTCAGTTCCTTTCTGCTCTAGCTAGTGCTGCTGGCGGTTTGTATGGCGCTATTCAGCAGCCTTTGCTGTCTTTCTAGCTAAGAAGCTCTGGTTTGCGTAATCTGTTTGTTTTGATTTAAATGTCAGTATCTTCTGTAAGGCCATACCTAAGGATCATTGCCCCCTGGAAACGTGCTGCACGGCAGACTTGAGTGAAGTTTCTAATCCTTCTGATCGTGCACATGGGGAGAAGGGATGTAAGTGAAGCTGCTCTTCCTATTTTGTAGTATCATGTCTGGCTTTTTTTCGTGATAGAACTGTATAATTTCTAAGCCCCCTCCACTCATCTTGCAGTTGATCATTCCTCATGGAAGTTTCACTTCTTGTAGGGTGGGGTATTTATTTGGGTTCATTTTGCCTGTTATAATTTTGTCAATTATGGTTTAAATACTTCATGAGATTGATACTCATtttgtccccctcccctgctgtgtTTCTATTGCAGAATTTGCTTAATCTAAAAATCCTAATGGATGTTGCGCAATGCACGCGGTTTCTGAAATTCTTTTTGTTTACTTtagcccaccctctgccttcttgGCTTGCTGATGGAGCGAGATCTGTGTTGGAAGATCTGTAATAGTTTAAGACGTTATGGGCAAATACTGTATTTTTAAATACTGAGCTGTGCAAAAGCTTTGTGATGTGTTGGGGTGGAGGTGCAGGAAGAAAAATGTCATGGTGCAGAACAATAGCTGTTCCAATTTGCAATCTGTTTTGACCCCACAAATCCGTACTTTTATACATTCCTGTATGTAGACTAAATTTCCCCCTGTTACATCTGATATAAACGCTACCCAAGCATGTTTTACATTGATGGTGATGTTGCCCTTTATGGTAGATTCCCAGCACCTCAGAGAgaattaaaagcaaaagaaatcaaATTTTTAGAACTTTAAAAACAGCCTTAGTGGGTCAGATCGAAGATCCGCTTTATGCAACGTCCTGTTTCCCACTGTGGCAAGCTGGCACTCCAGGTAGCTCCCAGACCCGGCACAAAGGCAACAGCCCGCCCCCTCCCCATTGTTGTCCTCCCTTCCCAAGATGTAGCTAAAAGTGAATAACTAGCTGAATGCCGCCTTGTCTTGAACCGTATTTGTCTGTATTTGTCTCTTGTTAGGTAATATTGGCAAGATATCAAACATTATGACGTCAGGAtctaaagcaatgttttttttggAAGCATCTCAGCAATTAGCACAGATAACAGAATAATTTATCTGGCTGTCAGAGGTGGTCATGTGGTtaaagggagaaagaaaatgtTGAGTAGTGGTTGGGTTTGGATTAGGAAATATTGCCATCCAGCAAGCCACCATCCTTATAGTATTCTTTGGACATGAGTACTCAGGAGAACATCcagtgatttttctttctttatagaCAAAACATTCTAGCCCTATTGACACTCTGTAATCATAGGTCACTCTTCTCTGTTGGAAAAGTGAACTGTCTCTATTTAACCTGTAACCATTGCAGAGGTATTAATTTTTAGTACCTGTAGAACAGACATGCACAACTTGTGACCCACTGAGTTGAGCACACCTTGCCAGTTATATAGGGTAGCCTACCCGAATTgataaaggggggggaaaggggttgTCAGATACTAGGCAGGCCATTATGACTTGTGGGCCCCATTTGATGTGTTGAAGTCACGGGTTGTGAAGAGTGTTGCCATAAATTCTATGACATATAGCTTCACAACTAATCTGGGTAGTCTCTTGCACGTTTTCTGTTATTGGCTGAtttcgcacacgttggataatgcactttcaatgcactttatcagtcgtttgaggtggattttttgttccgcacacgaaaaaatccgttccgaatgatctataaagaggattggaagtgtattatgcaacgtgtgcggaatcactcattgttgATCTAAAATGGCGCTAACCTTCTATCAAGTACTGTACATCTGGTCAAGTCTCAGCACTTCCTCACTGACGTGGACAGACAGTAGTTCTGCTAAACTGGATTCCCGTTACTTGATGACTGCTAAAGAGTCCTTTAAGGGATACTTCCTAGTCATCACCAAACCACAGTATATTGGGCTTCAAGAAATATAGCTTATATCCGAACATGGCGGTCTGAGACAAAGTTCTGCACCAGCACTGGAAGAGTTTCTATGGAATCAGTTCTCAGTAGACACAACATGTCACAGGGGGCTTTTCCACTCTCTTGTAATGGCTTACAGGGGAGtatgtgtaacttctcttttcatgggttctatagggcttaggaagcaacttccACACAATtgtaagaaataactttttttttcttttaaactttttaacaattaataaaatacaactttttaaagaaaagaaattaactcttaagtgcaaccatacaaaaaaaactccaaatcaacaatgtccttgaaaaggcaaacagttcagcATCCAAGAAGTGaggagtcctctctcatccattcgaagcagctgtaccccaggcttctgtcttcttgttgcgAATTATagtcctgcaaaaataatacaatcccagtaataccaactaaacacaatactcaaacaccactttaaatcatattttacatacaacatttgattaccttattcaaggtgataagagcttataatttattaagctccccagcaaacagcctcctcctcagcagcctgtctctagcttctgactccaccccagtgggctaaaccaattatcctcacaggggttacatatGCATCTGAGATTATGGCGCCTTCATATAATCTAGGTTTCTCAGAGTTTCTGACCTGCAGTTCCAGCTTTCCCTCCTCATAAAAGGACAGTCACAGAGTGCAACCATAAGAGGAGCTACACCTAAGACCGCTGCCTTTAATGGACTAAGACAGGTGTAGCTCTGCTGAGGCTTGCACTGCCAGGCAGACAGTGATACAGACCACGGCTCTTGGTAATTCATTTGAAGCCTGATCAGCATTAATCCAAGTGATTTACTGCAGAGAAGAACAATTCATGATTCTTTTCATGCCTTTCTGGCACTACTTTGTATTCCAGTCTTTAGTATACAAGTCAGCTTTCAGGTTATACATTATATGAGCTCACTGGAAACAATCTGCTCATCACAAGGCCGACTCAAGACATTTTGCTACCTGGTGCAGCCCCTGCCTCGGCTGCCTCTGCCTCCCGTCTGCCACCTTTGCCAGGGAGCTGAGGCAGCCAGCCTTCGCCTCCTTGATTCCCCCAGCCCTTTCAAAACACAGAACACACACCAGCAAACCACATATGCCCGAAAGGCCTTCCCTAATGAAATCCTTCCCCTCACAAGATGTCAGCTGTTACTTATGTTACCTGTGCAACTGCAGTCTTGTTGGCAGAGTTTCTGGGGCAATCAAAATGTTGGCCAAGCTCTTGCAAGGAAGAGATTTCAGGCTGTATAGGCCCTCTGCCCTGCTTTAAGAGAGAGGGTCATGGAAGTGAGGAAGCAAGGCGGATTACCTGCTGTGGCTCCCAGGTGGAAATGGGGGTATGATCAGCAGGGGGGATAGGATGTTACCCGACCCCTGAATCTGCCACCTGAGGCAGTGACCTCAATTGGCCTTGGGAGATGATGAACTCTGAGAACAACGTCCAGCAGATGCTTTTGATTCAGTTGCAGGTCATGAGCAAGAAACATGCAAATCCTGCTTTGACCAAATAATCCTTAAAAAGCAGCTCAGAAATTGAGAAGCATCTTTCTCAAGAGTCTTGATTAATTCTGTTATTAAGAACTTCTAAATTCAGAGGCCTTCTGAGAAATGGTAAAGTTTCTGAACCAGTAATTTCACACTTCTAGCTGGGACAGTCGTTTTCCTGGAAGCCACAGATAATGGCTGGTCAGCAAACTGGCTCCAACTTTGCTTTGACTGTGGTTAAACAAATCTTGTGTACTGACACCATGGGGCAAACAGCAGGGGAAGGATACCGCTGATGTGTTTCCTGGAAGCACCTGGCTAGGCTCTGCTGGCAACAGCGTACTTAACTAGACAGAGCCTTGATCTCATCCAAGATGGGATCATTTCCAGCTTTCTGAAAAACCCTTTCTCAAGAAAAAACTAGAAAATTCTTCCTTTACATCACTCTTGGGGAAAGCAAGATAGTAGGTCATACAGGGCTTCCATATAAACTACAACTTGAATATATGCTAAGACAAGAGTAAGCCAAGTGAACTGTGTCTTCAGTGGCAGAATGTTGGGTCCGTTTTGTTAGATAGTTGGTGGCAGAGTGCATAGGGAACTGTGCCTTTCTCCAGACTTGGGGGTGGTGGCGGTGATACAACATGAAGGACTTGGCATCCGTCATAGATACTCACATCATTCAGAGTGAGTAGCTGGTTATCTAGAGTTAGGCATCAGGTCTCTGAATGGAGCCAGACAGAACCGGAGCAAATGCACCCCACATTGCCACTAGTGCCCTtgctttgccagcctccaggtagtatctggagatctcccggaattacaactggtctccagaccacagagaacagttcacctggagaaaatagctactttgggtggtggattctatggaattatgccatgccaaggtcctttccctcccccaaacccactttctccaggtttcaccccccagatctccaggaatttcccaacttggagctggcaaccctagtgtttgTACAGAGCTTTGCTGACTTCTGTTAAGCAAATTTGAGGGTTTTTTAGTAGTAAATAGCAATAGATGTGGTTAGCTATCTCTGAAGTTTAAAAAGATTGACTTTTGATAAATAGAATTGCTGCCTATGCCAAGTCTCATTGCTATTAAAGAGAACGAAGTCTGCAGAAGCACAGGGATGAGTTTTAGACCTTTAATGATCTATATTGTCTGGCAAGCAGATTGTTTCCCTTAGATTTTTTAGTAGGGCTGCCTTTTTAAGTAGCTGTAATCTGTTAGATTAACATTTAAAAACCTCAGTTGATTGAGGAGTATTTCCACTTAATTAGGCAGTagacttttaaaatattatttattttttatagatGTACTTCAAAAACAATGAGTAAGAGGTGCCATCAGAACTACTGCATTATTTATATGCAAATGTATGCAGTTTAATTGCTTAATTGTGCAACATCATGACTAATCAACTATTATTTCTCAAGTTGGATGATAGCCCTAGTTTTTTCAGCCTTGCCACCTCCCTTAGTGTGGAGTAAATCTCAGTTGTCAGGGTTCCTGTAAAGGGGACTCCATGCTGGATTTCAGAAATCTTGTTCCACCTAGAAGATGTGTCATAGAGTAGGGAATTATGCCTCTGCTGGCATCTGGGAATAGTATGAGAGACTGGAACATTACTGGAATGCAAATGTCTAGACCGAGGCTTCATGCCTGCTGGCACTTCTGAAGAACAGTTCTTGGCAGACCACGCCCCATTGGATGAGGGCATTTTAGGAGGCTCAAGCCTCCGATGTGGCTCAGCTCAGAACTGTACCAGAGGCTGCTGCGGTTTTTATGGCAACCACTGGACAGGCTGAGGCAAGGCTGGACATCTCCGACTTGTTGCCTCAGAAATGGGATTCTCTCAAGGCCCAGGAATCTTCTAAGACCTGAAGCTACAAGGGTGGGGTTAAGGCTGTTGGGATCTCAGCCATGCACAGCCAGAGGCTGAGAAGGATGACCATGGCTTACTGCTGTCCTACATTTCTCAGCCAAAGAGTGAGGCGGAATAGAGAGAGCAAttcaaaaggaggaggaggaggaggaagaccgGAGTGAGAGAGAACTCTTTCCCTATCTGAAGCCTCCTACGGGGGAAATGTGGGGAGTGCAATCCCCCCTCCCAGGTGGTAACTGAGGCAAGTCCTGCCCCAGATTTCTCCCACAGTGGACCGGTCAGTTCTTGGGTTTGGCTATGAATTTTGTTGTTGCTTGTTGTATTCATTctgtctactttttttttttaaaaccacagctGCTACTGGTGACATGCCAACTTACCAGATCCGGACTCCAACCACTGCCTTACCTCAAGGGGTTGTCATGGCAGCATCCCCAGGAACGTTGCACAGCCCGCAGCAGCTAGCAGAAGAAGCGACACGTAAAAGAGAGC
Above is a window of Eublepharis macularius isolate TG4126 chromosome 11, MPM_Emac_v1.0, whole genome shotgun sequence DNA encoding:
- the CREM gene encoding cAMP-responsive element modulator isoform X4 encodes the protein MAVTRDETAATGDMPTYQIRTPTTALPQGVVMAASPGTLHSPQQLAEEATRKRELRLMKNREAARECRRKKKEYVKCLENRVAVLENQNKTLIEELKALKDLYCHKAE
- the CREM gene encoding cAMP-responsive element modulator isoform X5, encoding MAVTRDETAATGDMPTYQIRTPTTALPQGVVMAASPGTLHSPQQLAEEATRKRELRLMKNREAAKECRRRKKEYVKCLESRVAMLEVQNKKLIEELETLKDICSSKTD